A part of Chitinimonas koreensis genomic DNA contains:
- a CDS encoding sensor histidine kinase has protein sequence MAMVEVRDTGPGIPASERARVFERFYRGRMEGQGKGCGLGLAIVQEIARRHHAAVTLADAEPQGLAVTVRFRLSG, from the coding sequence ATGGCGATGGTCGAGGTGCGCGACACCGGTCCCGGCATCCCGGCCTCGGAACGCGCGCGGGTGTTCGAGCGCTTCTACCGCGGCCGCATGGAAGGGCAGGGCAAGGGCTGCGGCCTGGGCCTCGCCATCGTGCAGGAGATCGCCCGCCGCCATCACGCCGCGGTGACGCTGGCCGACGCCGAGCCGCAGGGGCTGGCGGTGACGGTGCGGTTCCGGCTGAGCGGCTAG